TAAAGCCGCTTTTAGTAATGGTGATAACTGTACTTTAAATTGCTAAACaatacgagactgcgaaaacaaatgccacaggtTATTTTTGACTCTTTCTtggtttcaatttatattatattaaagtatATTGATTATCTTAAGTGTGACTGTGTTTAGTTTGAAAAATTAAtacgaaattacataaaaaaatagttgttAATTTACCAATTGACTATTTTACCTGTGTTCATTTTGTATGAAACAACGATAATGGTAGCAAGAAATATCCTTTTTTAAAGATGCGCGGTGCATATCCCGATCGTgaaaattaaggttgaaataaaacgtttatatttaaattactgattttttatgttttaagtcgcatatcaaacacatcaaatgttgtatgtagtgtattgtatatttacgtaTGACAGTTTGAGGTCATGCTGATATAatgtataaatcaataaaaagGGCATATCACATTTCCCGTGCACTTGTATACACTTATTGTAGTATTTGCCGGGAAAGAAAACCATACAGGAATTATCAAGTAAATGAATGTAAACGCGTTATCAAACTGCACACTTGTGTGCTTTCATGTAACTTGAACTACATTTAGCACTGTTATATGCGTCCTCATAtggcatattatgtatgtagcatacgtctgttctcaacgattgaactatatggtatttaagtatttcatttagacgcagttgtctttccacacattctaatcacacATTTATGACTACTTGCGTTTTTTAATTGGACAGTCTAACCACAATACTTTACGTTGTCGGTTCAGGAACAATTTAAAAGTACACCGGATACTATTAAGTATACACAAAGTAGTCCCGAGTACGGAGCAGATACTCAAAAGAAGCACGGAGTATGACCGGTTGTCTTTAAGCGTATTTTCCATACCCGgagtacattgtagtatactttagagtacccgcggtactttaaagtagtacctGAGTCAACAACGAAAATCGAGCCTTAATGAATAACGCCAGTGGAAAGTCACGGAGAAAATCTTGCAATTAAGTAGATGTACAAGTAGTTAAAATATCTGTTCAGCTATATTAATAATGAATTGGTAATGTTCGTATTCGGTGGTTAGTAATAACGACCAAAATCTGGTCGCTACTAAAAGAACATAGACAGATTTATTTCCACCATTGTTTGTATTATTCGAATGTTTTGCCCCGTGAATATTTTCTCTCTCAAAAGCCTCTTTATAATAGCTTAGAAGCGAGGAGACGTGTGATGGCATGACAAAGAATTAGCAGTGATAAATAAATGTTGAGAGAGTTATGAGGAATGAGAAAGAAATAATGACGAAAAGGGAATTAATGAGATGACAGAAAGAAGGAATAAGGAGGAATTGATGCGGCTTTGAAGAGGATGTGAAGAGTCAGTGGATTGAGTAAACATATAGGGGAAGAATTTAAGAGAAAGTGCGGAAGAAGTGAGGAAGAATTGTGTAAAAGGGAGGAGTCATCTTTTGATCTTTTGAGGAATTGAGCGGGTATGGGCAGGCAAAAGGCAGTGAGGATGAAGTGAGGTAGGATGAAGTGAGGAATGATTGAGTAGTAGATAGGAGTAATGTTTAGAAATTGAAGAGAAGACAATGAGGAGTCAGTTAGGAGGCAATCGGGAATAATAAATAGGAAGTAGAATGAAATACGAAattatgtataaattaaaaacatgtgaaTAAAGCACTATATACCGGTATTTTACATCATTAGATTTAATGCATATCAACCACTTACATATTGTTACCTATTTACATAATCCAGTTCCAAAAATAAAGACTCCTTTTTGTCTATATATGCGTATCGTAAAGATTATGTGAGTTTTACGTACGAAAGTTATTAATAAATCAATTGGATTTAAATTGTAATGACGAATCAATGAAAAACATGACTCTTACCTTTATTGTATCGCCCAATTCAACTTAAATTCAACAGATGAAACGAAGCATCTAAAGGCGCAAATCCTGGGAATTCATACTAAGTACATCACGAACAAgcgttaataaaaattaaatacatgtaacaatgTATACAACTATGAATATGGTTAACGTCTGttcaatacaaaataaagtaCTATTGTTCTTAAATGCACATGTACAGTAAAAGTCACATGTCTAGTAGGAGGTTTTAATTTAGGAGTGTTAAATAAAGATATGGATAGCTCTTATCAGCCAAACGTTTAAGTATGGGTGTTATCAAAGGTAAGAGATAAACTTTTAACAAACATACACATATCCGTATAAATAAAGGCATGAGTGATGTTCAAAATGTTTGAATGATCACTTAACACAGTGATAATAAATAGGTGTGTGATTTTATGTTGAGATACTCattgttcttaaaataataaaggTAGTACAATTGGCTGGTAGATTTCACTTCAGCAAGCATCATAccaatacaaatatttcatacatCAAAAAGCACCAAAAAGCGTCCGATATACCCGTGTAGTAATAGTTATATCGGATATGTTTCTGATCTTTCTAAACATGTTCCTTCTGCCATAAAAATATTCCATATAGAAAGTTAACAAAATATGCCTCTATTCCAATATATTCTGCACGCCAAATATTACACATTCCATAAACAAACGAAGTTTTTTGTTCACACGCAAATTTTGTTCTttccaaaacaaacaacaaaacaaacactgcAGTCGTTTCCGACTTTAAAAAAGTgcgataataaatatgatatgatcTTCGCCGTTATTATCATGTTTAGTTAATCAAGCATTCATCTCAAACATAATAGCAAAGTAAATTGACGCAGGAACACAATAAATTAAGCGGTCCctggaaaaaaacacatgcacatATGTAACTGCTTACTTGGTTCTTGTTCAAGAAGTAAAATCGCTAAAAAAACGCAACAAAATCCCGCACAATCGTGATTTTCTATGAACGTTTACACAATATTTTCCTTCTACGAAAACGGCCGCTATTTTAAACAAGTAAGATTTTTTTAGCGATTTTACTAATTTGAATTTTATAAAGATCTCTTGAACGTACGTATTTTAGTTGTATATTTAAAAGGGGGAAAATTTCCATTTTCAAGTTAGATGCAAATTTTTTAATTTGACTCGGTTTTTCCCCCTTTTAAATATACAACTAAAATACGTACGTTCAagagatctttatgaaattcaaattaatatttaagtcgCCCTACTTCTTATTTATCAGTTGCAAAATTACATTAACCTATCGGCGAAGTCGTGTACCAAAAACGagaacaatttaacaattaattagCGAATTATTTTTAGGGCCCCACTCACTCCTCCGCATTTTAACACTCAAACGCCGTGTGCCCATCATTTATGTCCCGTTTTGATACATATTTAACGGTGGTGTATATAATTACTCAATTTAAAAGTTTAAGTTGTCCGTGTTAAACTTCCATCAAAGAATGACTACTGCAAAAAGAACTTCGTGAGGGAAATGTACAAGCTAAAACAAGTTGAAATGAAAATCCGAGTAACCTAACAGTCCTCGCCAATAAAGCCTTTCAGCAACTTGTCGTAAAACTTTAAGTACGCTAAGAGAtgatataatcatattattagaAGTTTTGCTGATCAAATGTGAATTTAAAAAGGACGATATATTCAAATGAAGGACAATTAGTTGGTGTCGAATAAGAACAGATGCTAACAATTATTAACAAGGCTAAGGCATAATTGCAAGGTATACAGGAGACCCCACACGTTGAAGGCGCATAACCTTCATAGTTCCTTTTATCTTTTCAAATGCAAAGTTTCATCATCCAAACTGATGTTcgtttaaaacaacaacactgagATTTCGTTGAACATTCGACAGATTTTTCAAGATCTTTTGTGACATAAAaagtgatttacataaatattgctCTTAATGTCTTGATGTGTTTACcataatgtatacatttgtatagTGCGATTTAAGATGTGTGCGGTGTTAAGTAAGTgtactttaatgttaataacaaCCTTACATGACCAATTGAGAGTCATTTATTAATCTTTACATATTTACACTACCACAATTTTTGATAGTAACTTATGTTCTCTTcgagttatttcattttgttgttGATCGACAGACAGAAGGTAGTGTGAACAAGGGCACGGATAACAAACGTTTAGCCCAATGTGCATACCAATTCAAATGATAATACCTTATATGTACTTTATGAGTTATTACAATTTTTAGttttcttaagatttaagaaCAAACGACATTACCCTTACATATAGGGAATAATACGCGAGTGTCGCAGTGTACTTGAATGTATCCGGCATTTTAAAGACAGGGTTTAAAATGCGAACAACACAAAGACTACCACCGAGTGGATAAGATGTAACTTAATGTAATAATTTTCGTTTCGATATTATTTAACGTTATCTTTTTAATCAACTATGAGGAAGTTCTCGTATATAAAGCAGTGTTAACAGTGTTTTCACCTTAGGCTTCTAAGGTAATAAAGCACATTCTCATAACAAACCTTTAAGGGATTTTAGTTTTGTCTTTAACATTTGTGAATCGCGCCAGACAGTATCTTTTTCATCGGTCAACACAAAGACGGCTCGATTTGTGTCCGCACCTCCACTCTACATGTTAGTGAAACAAAAAAGAATGTAATGCTTATCTGTTTGTGTCTAATATTAACATCCAGTTCATTAAACGACTAGTACCTTATAAATATTGTCAAATGTAAGTATGACAAATCTCAtgatttaaaacaattcagtgaAGAGTATAAAGCCCACCCTGACACTTACTTTTAAGAAGCAATCGCAAACATATGTCGACGTTGGCTGCGGCTATCGCTTTCACAAGAGATGTCCTTCCACCTGTATTCTGGAAAAACcaactataattattatttggtTTCCGTGTAAGATCGAATTTATTTAATAAGTATGtatacttattttcatttttggcAAACACAGTTACTGACTCGAAATGTTAATGATTACAGCGATTGGAATTTTAAGTTTTCAATAAAGCTTGGGTCGAACTTCAAACTGTGAACATAAGACCTAGTATTTGAGATATTTATAATTAGGGTAATAGTTCGAACAAACTAGAGGACCACTATCTAATGTTACATAGCAAATACCAAACCTGTGGACCTTGAGGTTTCAGAGGGgatagttttaaagttttcaatacATACGCATAAGGAGAACAAGTTACCCCGAGGGCTGGGCCAATTTTGATAGCTGGGGATCATCAAACTATTATGTTTtataccatatacatgtataatttttcccaaatcagttgtCCACAAATATTTGGGTCCAcgaaaaagtaattaaaaaacaacacaaaatgccAAGCTGACAATATGAATGATTTTACAGCATTGTTAATATTTATGAACGAAAATGTATCCAAAATGTGAAACACAATACTGTAAAGTCGTATATGACCAAGGACCCAGTGTTAAGCTGTCGGATTCTGTCGCTGAGTTTTACAGGGCGGCCGTTCTTCAACCAGACGACCTTTGGCGGGGGGTCACCACCCACAGAACAAGCCAGCACCACTCGCTCTGCCACAGTGACCGCCTTGTTGCCAGGCGGCGTGAGGATCTCCGGAGGAGCTGCAAGGAGAACTCACTCCATGAGTAACTGTTGACCTGATTAGAAGCACTGAAAGGGGGAGTAACTATTGAACTGGTAAGAAGCACTGAAAGGGGGAGTAACTCTATGAGTAACTATTAAACTGCAATAAGGGGAACTAACTCCATGAGCAACTATTGAACTGGTAAGAAGCACTGAAAGGGGGAATAACTTTATGAGTAACTATTGCACTGCAATAAGGGGAACTAACTCCATGAGTGACTATTGAACTGGTAAGAAGCACTGAAAGGGGGAGTAACTCCATGAGTAACTATTCAACTGGTTACAGGGGAAGTAACTCCATGAGTAATTGAGCCTCGTCTTGGGAACACTTGGCTTAAAGCAATCTGCACAGGAAATTTTAATGGAACAAAGAAAAATACAAATGGACCGCACATAATAAATAATCTCATTAAGCTCATTACGGCATTTAAACGACATCACCCCTAATAGGTTCAAGGTAAAGGGTATACTGTACATTTTAAACTATGGTGGAGCAGAAGCTATAGCATCTTTTATAAAACTGACACAGCAGTTTTAAACATAAGCATTAAAAGGAGTCCTTCCAAGTTTGAAAACAATGATCTTGGCAATAAAGCAAACTACCTAGCACAATTGTTCTCTCAACGCCGCTGTTATTCTGGAAATATTCTCTCGTCACATTATGTACGTAGTCTTTCATGGCTACCACACCCTCCCCTACAAATTCTTgtataaatctgaaaaaaaacatcACGCCAAATACTGTCCAGGCATTTAGAGGAAATTGGGCTTAAAACAATTTCGTAACTCGGCCCAATGAATAGGGATTAAACATTTGCCAAGCATGCAGTCTGCAATGGCTGATGCTAATTGTTTAAAAGCACAtgaacaaaatcaacaaatattgaatgtTTCGAAATCGGCTAACTAAGTATAATTGGCAAAATGTTGTTTTCTAACCTTCCATTATGGCAAACTGCATTAACAAAAAcgtttcagatttaaaaaaatgacttctTTTGGTGGTTGAAAAATATAGTATAAATCAATCTTTTGGTTGTATATGCATTTAATTTGTACACGTTTGTCATTATACCAACATATCTCATTGATACTCTTTTGACATGCTAGTTTTTCAGGGTTAGCGCGAACGCAGACCCCACACAGATACAATGAACAGGACTACAAATGGTCAAAATACTGCACTGAGCATGATTTACCACTTATCACTAACCCCAGCCATAAGATCCATATCTATAGCCCCATTAAGCAAGAAGATAGGGCATATACGCGTATGCGCTTAGGGGTGACTAGGTTACACGGTGATAGCTACGAAACTGTTCTGTGCCCCAAATGCAGTGTCCCAGACACCTTCGAACATTTATTCTTCATATGCCCCCAACACGCGGCCCaaagactagaactaagtgcatGTATAATAGCAGCATATAACAATATTTCTGTTAAAATTGATCGCAGTCTACTGTTAATGCCCCCGAACAAGATCGGATCCGTTATAagacatgtttttaaatatttgcgGGATACGGgatatctcaataaaatataaatacactaattACATCGCATATTAGACAAACAGTTAAAATACTCCGCTAAGCGAGCTTCCACTGCGTatgccttattaaaataaaataaaaatattacaagtTAAATACACAAGATACATTGTTTCCTTAGCaatctaaatattataaatattacaatataaatacagtAGATAAATTGTTTCCCTAACAACCTAAATATTAACCCGTAGACCCCGAGTGGGACGCCGCGTTGGTGCGGGAGACGCCGCAGGGGAGGGGGtattataatagtatatatatgtatatatattgatttatccCAAGATATTATACAGACATCATATATCCGTAACAATATCTCTTCGTCCCCATACTAATAGTAACTTAAGGTTTAATTCccatatatattgcaaaacaaacataaatatgcacGGAAAGGACTATTTTTACGAACTTTGAGTATTTCTATTATCTGCCTTGCAAAAGC
This is a stretch of genomic DNA from Dreissena polymorpha isolate Duluth1 chromosome 7, UMN_Dpol_1.0, whole genome shotgun sequence. It encodes these proteins:
- the LOC127839471 gene encoding protein sax-3-like: MKDYVHNVTREYFQNNSGVERTIVLAPPEILTPPGNKAVTVAERVVLACSVGGDPPPKVVWLKNGRPVKLSDRIRQLNTGSLVIYDFTNTGGRTSLVKAIAAANVDICLRLLLKSKCQGGLYTLH